The Enterobacter mori genomic interval CGTGAGTAATTTTTCAGGTGTGGCAGGTGATAAAGGGAATAAAAGAGGCGCTTTTTTAGTGGGCTGAACGTCGACGGGTAAATAAAAAACAAGCCAGGAATATTTAATTCCTTCCCGGCTTTTAAATCATTTCATTGAATCATATTCCCAATAAAAATACTTACATAACTCTTGTGATATATATATGTTGTTTTTAATTTCAATACTTGAAACGATAGAGTTTAAGATAGACACAACTCTTTTCCATGAATATTCATCAATCAGAATTATTTTATATTGTTTGTTAAGCATGCTTTTTTTATCTTTTAGAGAAGACACTCCTTCGATAGTTGCCACAGCCACAGAATAAAGATCCGAAGAATCTTCGTCACTCATGCCTATATTCATTTCAAGAAAATAGAAAACATTATTATCGATAGACTCCCAAGTCCACGGGTCATATATATCTGGAGACCAGTAATGTTTTATCTCTAGTTTTCTTTGCTTTAATTTCATGGTAATGCCTCCGTATCCAAGTGAACATTGCTTGACCACGACCCTTCAGGAACAGTTCTAGTTTGAAAATTTACTTGAGTTCCAGTTCTTGACCACGGTTCATCAGTCAATGGATTTCTTCCTCGTTTCGGAGACGGCCCTCTATATTGTCTTAAAACATCGTCGGAAATCAAGAGATCAGAACCATAACCACTAATTTTCTTATAATTAGGTCCAACAAATGCCTCACCTAATTTAAAAGCATCATCCTGAGATACAATACCCGTTATTCCCCGGTTGCCACGTGCGGCAGTCTGATTTTTAATCCTTTTAAGTTTATTCTTAAACTGCTGATTCGTTAATTTGCAACTTAGACCAAGCGGATCGATCCAGCTTAACGGATTCGGCGCGTACGCATAAGTATTCAGCCCCCCCGCCAACCCCACCGGATCCGGACTCAGGTACCGCCCCACTCCCGGATCGTAATACCGGTGCCTGTTGTAGTATAACCCGCTTTCCGCGTCATGGTACTGCCCCTGAAAGCGCAGCGGCTGATTTATCCCTGCCGTATCAGCATGAAGCACCTGACCGTAGCTGCGCAGCATGGCTGACCACACGACGCGGCCCCGGACGTCGCGCAGCTCAAGCGGCGTGCCGAGGTGGTCGCAGACGTAATGGTACACCCCGGGCTCCGTCTCCCGTCCGCAGAGCATGAGCAGCGGGCGAAAGTCATCTTCATCCTCATACAGCCACACCCGGCAGGTTGCATCGCGAAGCGCCTCCTGAAGCTGCGGGTTATCCGGCAGCCTGCCGGGCCAGAAGCGTCCGGCATCACACTCGCAGAGCAGGCGCTCGCCCTGCCAGAAAAAGCGGCGGGCGGTGCGGGTAAGTAAATCCTCCTTCAGAATACGGCGGCCCAGGGCATCGTACTCATAACGATAATGCACGGTCTCCTGACCCCGTACCCGGCAGCGGTAGCCGGTCAGGCGGTGCTCCGTGTCCCATTCGTAGTGCTGCTCTTCCTCACCGGTCACCTCAAGAATGCGGTTGCCGTAGCCGTCGTATTCGTAGCGGGTGTCCCCGGCGTGCGTCAGGCGATTGCCGGGGGCGACCGTCAGGGGGCCGGTCAGGTTACCGGCGGCATCGTGCGTGAAGGACTCCTGCCATGACAGGATTCCGTCCGCCCGGCGCGGCGTGAATGCGGTGGCGGTCAGGCGCCCCCGCTCATCGTGGCTGAAACGCCACTCTCCGGTGGCGGTGTCGGTGATGCGCGAAATCAGGCTCCGGGCGTCCGGGGTGTATTCCCGGGCCCTGTCGGTGCGGTCGTCAGCCATCACGACGGACTGACGTATCAGGCGGTCGCGGGCGTCACGGGCGAAATGCTGGCGGAACGCTCCGCTGTGCCGGGTCCGCTCAGAGCCGTTTCGCCAGTCATGACGGACCAGCATCTGCGCGTCCAGCGAGGTATGCGTAATCAGTCCATGGTGGCGCTGCCATGACAGGGTCCGTCCGTCCGGCAGGCGCATGGCGGTCAGCGCGCCGGTGCTGTCCCGCAGGTAGTGGGTACTTGCCGGACCCTGATGTTCGGCCATGAGCAGGCCCCGGCGGTCATACTGCCATGCGATCGGCCAGCCACCGTCGTCAGCTGAAGCCAGCCGCCCGAAACCGTCATAGGCGTAGCGGATTTTTTTCCCGTCAGGCAGCGTTTTCTCCGTCACCCGCCCGGACACATCGCGCGTCAGCCGGGTGACACGCACACGCTCCTCCCTGCCGCTGAGGTCATATTCCCGCAGGGTGATAAGCCTGCCACAGGCATCATATTCCCGGCAAAGGCGGATACCGTCGATGCGGGTTTCCTCTGCCAGAAGACCGCTGCGGGTGTAAAGAAGCTGCCAGCGCTGGCCGTTGCCGTCGACGATCTCTGTCACCTGTCCGGTTCGAAGATCGTACCGGTATGTCTCCCGGGTATTATCCGGGTAAAGGATTTCGCTCAGCAGCGCGGTGCCGGGATGATACGTATAGCGGGTGATGTGTCCTGATTCATCCTGCTCCGTCAGCAGCTGACCGTCACCGTTCCACGCCCATCTGCGCTCGCTACCGTCCTCATGGATAATCCGTTCCGGATTGCCCGCGTCGTCCCAGTGGATCTGTTCGCCAGCGCCGGTCTCAGGATTGCCCTGCCAGACCGGCCGGCACAGCAGGTCGTAACGAAAGGTCATGACTTTCCCGGTGCGGTCTTTCTGGCGTATCACCAGACCCGCGGCGTTAAGCTGACGGGTTTCAACACTCCCGTCTGCCCATTCCGTTGCGACCAGCCCCCCCTCTTCCGACCAGCGATAACGTGTGGTGTTTCCTTCGGCGTCGGTTGATGCCAGCAGGCATCCGTCGGCGTCATAGCGCCAGCACTCCCGCTGTTTTTCCAGCCCGTCAGCGCGCCAGGTAACCTGCTCAATACAGCGGCCTGCGCTGTAATAGCGACGAATGCGTTGCCCGTCCGGCAGGCATTCTTCAGTGACCTGTCCGTCGCGGTTATGATGCCAGCGGGTCACCGCGCCCGACGGATCGGTCAGTGAGACAAGGTTGCCCCGCGTATCATAGTCATATCGGGTGGTGGCACCATCCGCACCGGTCTGTTCGAGCAGCCGGGCGGTGTCCGGATCGTGCCGCCAGTGCTCTTCCGCACCGTCTTCATGGCGAACCGTGACGCGCCCGCCAGTCTGCCAGATATACTCCCGGGACAGGCCCGGAAGGCTGCTCCAGTGGCGAATGGCCCGGGCCGTTTTACCCGAACCGGACCACGCCCAGTAAAATTTCGCCCCGCCGGGCAGTTCACGGCAGGTAAAAAGATGGTCGTCCCGGTAGTGGTACCGTTCGGCCTCCTGTCCCGGTGCCCGGGCCAGGCAGAGGCGTCCCTCGTCATCGTGGTCGTAGCGCATCACCGTCACGGCACCACGCGTCATGTCCGGGCGCGTATTTTCAAATACCAGCGCACTCAGGCGCGGCCCCCTGGCGTGTTGACGGTAACGGAGATGCAGCGCCAGCCCCGCGGTGTTGAACAGTCTGACGGGTAACGGTCCCTCGTACTCGATTTGCCAGCGTCGCCGCTGGCGGGAAAATCCGCTCACGCGTCCCTGCGTGCCGTCCGGCTCCCGGATGACATGCATCAGCCAGCCTTTCAGTGACGGCGCGCTCAGCACAAACGCATCATCTGCTTTATCACACCAGGCCCGGGCACCGGCCAGCGGGTTGCGTGAGGCGGGCGTCGCGCGGTCCGGCAACGGCAGGCGCAGGGTGACGTTTTCATGGTCCCGCCACAGGATATGGCTGTCGGTGAAGGTGATGTGATGGTCAAGCGTATGCCGCCAGCCAAACCCGAGCGTTGACGCCTCCTCAACCGCCGTGGTGCGGTACTGCCGGCCAACGCTGAACGGGACGGCATCGGGCAGGGTAAAATCCGTCAGCGCCAGCAGCTCTTCCCCGTTGATCAGGGAAACAGGGCAGCCGTCCGTATCGCAGGCGTCGGTATTTTTTGTCGGATTACCGCCGGGGTCTGTGGCCGGCGAGTTTTCCTCACGGGTTTTCAGGCCGATTTCGGTGTGACGGCTCGTCCCCAGATCGGTTTCATGATTAAGGCCCAGCCGGGCATTACTCTGGCGCTGATGGTTAATGGCGCCATGCCTGTCCAGAAAACCGGACATGATGCCGGCCATGTCCGCCATGATTTCCGTCAGCGCGTGCCATAACCTCTGGACAGACTGTCCGGCGCGGGGGCCGTAGCGCGTCAGCATACTGACCACTTTATACGCCAGAAATGCCGGGCCGCCGGGACCGGTAACCAGGGTCAGCAGCGCCCCGAATATCAGGCCGGACAGGATTTCCCCCGCAAATTCGGCCAGGGGGGTGAGCAGGTGTCCCCAGGGATACATGCGCAGGCGCAGCAGGGTGGCGCGGGTAAGCAGATACAGGGCCGCTTCATCGTTAAACAGCGCCATCAGCTGACGGGCGCGCGCCTTGTTGGCTTCAAGGGCCCCTGAAAAATCCGGAAGCGTGAGGCCGGACACCCATTCGCCGGCCTGCGTGAGGGCATCGCCAATGTCTCTCAGATACGGCGCCGGG includes:
- a CDS encoding immunity 8 family protein, with amino-acid sequence MKLKQRKLEIKHYWSPDIYDPWTWESIDNNVFYFLEMNIGMSDEDSSDLYSVAVATIEGVSSLKDKKSMLNKQYKIILIDEYSWKRVVSILNSIVSSIEIKNNIYISQELCKYFYWEYDSMK
- a CDS encoding RHS repeat-associated core domain-containing protein, with protein sequence MGAEILLASYVAGIENELSLFKNNELITQEYRQFVHEWARASHVSGMLNGPTLEMERVIALNGSETVVDNDDGSALSAAIVCPKNRTITVVLKHQSIIDLPVPDASIELYEDPSFAPDKRVDVKITDENGRAVFTELTIGKSYYARAVDPELEAHNDALLSAYDELSRQQYDILAARWNEYRPQWRLNAVTASLSAAFSEGLFSSLTGLWSDIKLAWNIISSPAPYLRDIGDALTQAGEWVSGLTLPDFSGALEANKARARQLMALFNDEAALYLLTRATLLRLRMYPWGHLLTPLAEFAGEILSGLIFGALLTLVTGPGGPAFLAYKVVSMLTRYGPRAGQSVQRLWHALTEIMADMAGIMSGFLDRHGAINHQRQSNARLGLNHETDLGTSRHTEIGLKTREENSPATDPGGNPTKNTDACDTDGCPVSLINGEELLALTDFTLPDAVPFSVGRQYRTTAVEEASTLGFGWRHTLDHHITFTDSHILWRDHENVTLRLPLPDRATPASRNPLAGARAWCDKADDAFVLSAPSLKGWLMHVIREPDGTQGRVSGFSRQRRRWQIEYEGPLPVRLFNTAGLALHLRYRQHARGPRLSALVFENTRPDMTRGAVTVMRYDHDDEGRLCLARAPGQEAERYHYRDDHLFTCRELPGGAKFYWAWSGSGKTARAIRHWSSLPGLSREYIWQTGGRVTVRHEDGAEEHWRHDPDTARLLEQTGADGATTRYDYDTRGNLVSLTDPSGAVTRWHHNRDGQVTEECLPDGQRIRRYYSAGRCIEQVTWRADGLEKQRECWRYDADGCLLASTDAEGNTTRYRWSEEGGLVATEWADGSVETRQLNAAGLVIRQKDRTGKVMTFRYDLLCRPVWQGNPETGAGEQIHWDDAGNPERIIHEDGSERRWAWNGDGQLLTEQDESGHITRYTYHPGTALLSEILYPDNTRETYRYDLRTGQVTEIVDGNGQRWQLLYTRSGLLAEETRIDGIRLCREYDACGRLITLREYDLSGREERVRVTRLTRDVSGRVTEKTLPDGKKIRYAYDGFGRLASADDGGWPIAWQYDRRGLLMAEHQGPASTHYLRDSTGALTAMRLPDGRTLSWQRHHGLITHTSLDAQMLVRHDWRNGSERTRHSGAFRQHFARDARDRLIRQSVVMADDRTDRAREYTPDARSLISRITDTATGEWRFSHDERGRLTATAFTPRRADGILSWQESFTHDAAGNLTGPLTVAPGNRLTHAGDTRYEYDGYGNRILEVTGEEEQHYEWDTEHRLTGYRCRVRGQETVHYRYEYDALGRRILKEDLLTRTARRFFWQGERLLCECDAGRFWPGRLPDNPQLQEALRDATCRVWLYEDEDDFRPLLMLCGRETEPGVYHYVCDHLGTPLELRDVRGRVVWSAMLRSYGQVLHADTAGINQPLRFQGQYHDAESGLYYNRHRYYDPGVGRYLSPDPVGLAGGLNTYAYAPNPLSWIDPLGLSCKLTNQQFKNKLKRIKNQTAARGNRGITGIVSQDDAFKLGEAFVGPNYKKISGYGSDLLISDDVLRQYRGPSPKRGRNPLTDEPWSRTGTQVNFQTRTVPEGSWSSNVHLDTEALP